Proteins encoded within one genomic window of Novipirellula galeiformis:
- the odhB gene encoding 2-oxoglutarate dehydrogenase complex dihydrolipoyllysine-residue succinyltransferase: MSESINVDVPTVGESISEVQIGQWLKQEGDWVRSGEDLVEIETEKASVQIPAPASGILEKIVKASEAFATIGETIASIRPSESPEGNDGAPASGGAAPAATPSAPAASNPSDAAATASGQAATFAMPAAKRLLEEHGLSASQVPASGPGGRLLKEDVLTFVRNRGNAPAPAAAPSRPAPAAVVPASRPTPSTSLVAESLPNRREEVKPLSMLRRTIAARLVEAQQTAALLTTFNEIDMQNVMSIRSKYKDAFAERHGVKLGFMSFFAKASVEALRRYPLVNAEIRDDNIVMRHYHDIGVAIGGGKGLVVPILRNVERMSFADVELGISEFARQAGENRLQPADLIGGTFTISNGGVYGSLLSTPIVNPPQSGILGLHSIQERPVAIDGNVVIRPMMYIALTYDHRVVDGREAVGFLKTIKEVIEDPSRLFLEL, encoded by the coding sequence GTGAGCGAATCCATTAACGTCGACGTCCCTACCGTTGGTGAATCGATTAGCGAAGTGCAGATAGGTCAGTGGCTTAAGCAAGAGGGCGACTGGGTCCGAAGCGGTGAAGATCTGGTCGAAATCGAAACGGAAAAGGCATCGGTTCAAATCCCCGCCCCCGCATCGGGCATTCTTGAGAAAATCGTCAAGGCTTCCGAAGCTTTTGCGACGATCGGTGAAACGATCGCTTCGATCCGGCCCAGCGAATCCCCCGAAGGAAATGACGGGGCTCCCGCCTCGGGTGGGGCTGCTCCGGCTGCCACCCCTTCCGCTCCGGCCGCCTCAAACCCCTCGGACGCTGCTGCGACGGCCAGTGGTCAAGCCGCGACGTTTGCGATGCCTGCGGCAAAGCGATTGCTCGAAGAACACGGGCTGTCGGCCAGCCAAGTGCCTGCGTCGGGTCCCGGCGGCCGTTTGCTCAAAGAAGACGTGCTGACGTTCGTTCGCAACCGCGGCAATGCTCCGGCTCCGGCTGCCGCACCTTCGCGTCCAGCGCCCGCCGCAGTGGTACCGGCCAGTCGCCCTACCCCCTCTACCTCGCTGGTCGCCGAATCGTTGCCCAACCGCCGCGAAGAGGTCAAACCGCTCAGCATGTTACGTCGCACGATCGCGGCGCGATTGGTCGAGGCCCAACAGACCGCGGCGTTATTGACGACGTTCAACGAAATCGACATGCAAAATGTCATGTCGATCCGTAGCAAGTACAAAGATGCGTTCGCCGAACGCCATGGCGTCAAACTCGGATTCATGTCCTTCTTTGCCAAAGCCTCGGTCGAAGCCTTGCGGCGTTACCCGTTGGTGAATGCCGAAATCCGCGACGACAATATCGTGATGCGTCATTACCATGATATCGGGGTCGCTATCGGAGGCGGAAAAGGGCTTGTCGTCCCCATTTTGCGAAATGTCGAACGGATGTCGTTCGCCGATGTGGAGCTTGGAATCAGTGAATTCGCACGCCAAGCGGGTGAAAATCGTCTGCAACCTGCTGACCTGATTGGCGGAACCTTTACGATCAGCAACGGGGGCGTCTACGGCTCGCTGTTGAGCACACCGATCGTCAATCCTCCTCAAAGTGGCATTCTCGGACTGCACTCGATCCAAGAGCGTCCCGTCGCGATCGATGGCAACGTCGTGATTCGTCCGATGATGTATATCGCGTTGACCTACGACCATCGCGTGGTCGATGGCCGTGAAGCGGTCGGCTTCCTGAAAACGATCAAGGAAGTGATCGAAGACCCCTCGCGGCTCTTCCTGGAACTGTAA